A genomic segment from Chitinophaga flava encodes:
- a CDS encoding DUF6807 domain-containing protein → MKTNTYSTPLLVLGLLWAVFPASAQLIARYTVQAGPTDRNNCIVHTRLNTPADASTLVMEEVAGKKRVPVNVSVADGEVWWVLSGHTPAGTKRFYELKKGSLKTTTTALMHITDKNGALILQEGARQILQYNYATVEPPAGSDTVYRRSAFIHPLWAPNGAVLTNAFPNAGHLHHMGIWNPWTHTLFEGRETDFWNVQKKEGKVRFVKMETVTSGSVWCGFNASQEHVAFLKNGTEKTAINEIWKVRAYAATHQGQRRCWDLSSVFSCAGDSAVTLLQYRYGGGFGLRTTPAFTAKTSEVLTSEGKTRKNADSTRARWVKITGTTPQGKAGLLIMNAPTNYDSPEPLRVWPENMEGGELMLNYSPTKMKSWKMTNGNVYTLVYRVMVYDGDITPQEAEEAWKDFAFPPVVTKE, encoded by the coding sequence ATGAAAACAAATACTTATTCCACGCCATTACTCGTGCTGGGCTTACTATGGGCGGTATTTCCAGCCTCTGCACAGCTCATTGCACGGTATACTGTACAAGCCGGACCAACAGACCGCAACAACTGTATCGTTCATACCCGGCTCAACACCCCCGCTGATGCCTCCACCCTGGTGATGGAAGAGGTAGCTGGTAAAAAACGTGTGCCTGTCAACGTTAGTGTCGCAGACGGAGAAGTATGGTGGGTCCTCAGCGGACATACACCAGCCGGCACCAAACGTTTTTATGAACTGAAAAAAGGCAGCCTGAAAACCACCACCACGGCCCTTATGCATATAACAGATAAAAACGGTGCACTTATCCTGCAGGAAGGGGCCCGGCAAATACTCCAATACAATTACGCTACAGTTGAACCACCAGCCGGCAGCGATACCGTCTACCGTCGCAGTGCTTTCATACATCCGCTGTGGGCACCCAATGGCGCCGTACTCACCAATGCCTTCCCCAATGCCGGACACCTCCACCACATGGGCATCTGGAACCCCTGGACACATACCCTCTTTGAAGGCCGCGAAACAGACTTCTGGAACGTACAGAAAAAAGAAGGAAAAGTACGCTTCGTAAAAATGGAAACGGTAACTTCCGGCAGCGTATGGTGCGGATTTAACGCTAGTCAGGAACATGTCGCTTTCCTTAAAAACGGTACAGAAAAAACAGCTATCAACGAAATATGGAAAGTACGCGCCTATGCCGCCACCCATCAGGGCCAGCGCCGCTGCTGGGACCTCAGCTCCGTATTCAGCTGTGCCGGCGATAGCGCTGTTACACTGCTGCAATACCGCTATGGAGGCGGATTCGGGTTGCGTACTACTCCTGCCTTCACCGCTAAAACAAGTGAAGTGCTCACCTCCGAAGGCAAAACCCGTAAAAATGCCGACAGCACCCGTGCACGCTGGGTGAAAATCACCGGCACCACGCCACAAGGAAAGGCCGGCCTGCTCATCATGAACGCTCCCACCAACTACGACTCCCCTGAACCACTCCGGGTATGGCCCGAAAATATGGAAGGCGGTGAGCTGATGCTGAACTATTCCCCTACTAAAATGAAATCATGGAAAATGACTAACGGTAATGTGTATACGCTTGTCTATCGTGTAATGGTATATGATGGTGATATCACACCGCAGGAGGCAGAAGAAGCCTGGAAAGACTTCGCTTTTCCGCCTGTTGTAACAAAAGAATAA